Proteins from one Oncorhynchus tshawytscha isolate Ot180627B linkage group LG16, Otsh_v2.0, whole genome shotgun sequence genomic window:
- the LOC112235670 gene encoding serine/threonine-protein kinase 17A-like isoform X2, whose protein sequence is MRKRRKGQDCRLEIIHEVAVLELATASQRVVNLHQVYEMASEMVLVLQFAAGGEIFNQCVAERDEAFKEEDVKRLLRQILEGVSFLHRNNVVHLDIKPQNILLTCDGPLGDIKIVDFGLSRMVSSSQELREIMGTPEYVAPEILNYEPISTATDMWSIGVLTYVMLTGTSPFLGEDKQETFLNISQINVSYQEDELEHVDQAAIAFIKLLLVKEPQNRATAEECLQHQWLQPKEKREAEATVEVKETISPTKCTSDPTSPESPIRGDEEEGPETEELIVMAAYTLGQCRQSTDKEVMTPDQKAISKRFKFEEPFSALQEVPGEFIY, encoded by the exons atgaggaagaggaggaagggccAGGACTGCAGGCTGGAGATCATCCACGAGGTGGCCGTTCTGGAGCTCGCCACGGCCAGCCAGCGGGTGGTCAACCTGCACCAGGTCTACGAGATGGCCTCCGAGATGGTGCTCGTCCTCCAGTT TGCGGCCGGAGGGGAGATCTTTAACCAGTGTGTAGCGGAGAGGGACGAGGCCTTCAAAGAGGAGGACGTTAAGAGGCTGTTGAGACAGATCCTAGAGGGAGTCTCCTTCCTCCACAGGAACAACGTGGTGCACCTGGACATCAAG CCCCAGAACATTCTGTTGACCTGCGATGGTCCTCTGGGGGACATCAAGATTGTGGACTTTGGTCTGTCCAGGATGGTGAGCAGCAGTCAGGAGCTCAGAGAGATCATGGGGACCCCGGAGTATGTGG CTCCAGAAATCCTTAATTACGAACCAATTAGCACAGCAACAGACATGTG GAGTATTGGGGTGCTGACCTACGTGATGCTGACAGGTACCTCTCCCTTCCTGGGGGAGGACAAGCAGGAGACCTTCCTCAACATCTCCCAGATCAACGTCAGTTACCAGGAGGACGAGCTGGAGCATGTAGACCAGGCCGCCATCGCCTTCATCAAGCTCCTGCTCGTCAAAGAACCCCA GAACCGTGCCACGGCAGAAGAGTGCTTGCAGCACCAGTGGCTCCAGCCAAAAGAGAAAAGGGAAGCCGAGGCGACAGTAGAGGTGAAAGAGACTATAAGCCCCACCAAGTGCACCTCTGATCCAACCAGCCCCGAGAGCCCCATCAGGGGGGATGAGGAGGAAGGCCCCGAAACTGAGGAGCTGATCGTGATGGCGGCCTACACACTgggccagtgccgccagtcaacAGACAAGGAGGTCATGACCCCCGACCAGAAGGCCATCTCCAAACGCTTCAAGTTCGAGGAGCCCTTCAGCGCCCTCCAAGAGGTTCCTGGAGAATTCATCTACTga